In the genome of Coregonus clupeaformis isolate EN_2021a chromosome 1, ASM2061545v1, whole genome shotgun sequence, one region contains:
- the LOC121581533 gene encoding polyadenylate-binding protein 1-like 2 encodes MNLSASPISSFYVGDLHQHKLFDVTEAQLHELFSSFGPLYSIRICRDIITCRLLAYVNVNNYQPADSERAPIKLNYEMFEGRPLLIMSSQPNPSLRKWGGQ; translated from the exons ATGAATCTCAGTGCATCACCCATCTCCTCCTTTTATGTTGGGGACCTTCACCAGCAT AAACTCTTTGATGTCACCGAGGCTCAGCTCCATGAGTTGTTCAGTTCGTTCGGCCCATTATACTCGATTCGTATCTGTAGGGACATCATCACCTGCCGATTGCTGGCATATGTTAATGTCAACAACTATCAGCCAGCCGATTCTGAGCGAGCCCCGATCAAGTTGAACTATGAGATGTTTGAAGGAAGACCTCTGCTTATCATGTCGTCTCAGCCTAACCCCTCCCTAAGGAAGTGGGGTGGACAATGA